tttgatgTAAAGGTACTTTTATAATAAATGgactataaataaaaattgtaatGAGCTTTTCAATGGCAATGGTCTAAAATAGTTAACTATTGACAGACTAAAgtaattaattagaaaataatttacatattaaaaaaaagttaaaaaaagtatttatgCAATGATAgaaattcaaatataattagttgtttttatataaaattaataattaaaaagcgttagatgaataaataaatttaattaaattattattaaataagttTTAAATACTAACTTTATATAATGATAAATTCACGTGAAATTTTCACCTTATGCAATAGCTAATATAAAACATTTGGCTGATTTATTTATACatgtaatatttataataaatatttgatattcaatttaatttactaattagatttaattttaaatttttaatcgtCCATTACAAAATTAAATGCTATAAACAACAgctaatcaaattaaaatatattatactttttaatcacaaaaaaaaaatatattatacttttaaattatctatctaaatcttaatattttcaTTACTACATAtactttttcaaatataatCTCGAGTAACGAAAGTGTTTCTTTGCCCGTTCTTTTCTGTTGTGTTCTGACTTGGTCTTAGCGTTAGTGTGTGTGTTTAAGGTGGTGACGAGCAGATCAGAATCAGGTCGGATCGAGAATGCACTTGAGCGAGAACGAAGGGATAGAGGGGAAGGTCTTCGTGGTGACCGGTGGGCTCGGATTCGTAGGGGCAGCTCTTTGCTTGGAGCTGATCCGAAGAGGTGCCGCGGAGGTGCGAGCCTTTGACCTCCGCCACTCATCTCCATTTACCCATGCTCTCGAGAAAAAGGGAGTGCGCTTCATCCAAGGTTACtctaattttatattctttttgcATGCAATTTGGTTTCATTTCATTTCACCTTACAAAGCTGATTGTGAGTCTGTGGGTCTCTGCTAAcaataaaagtattaaattaaaagGGGATGTTGGGCGCAAAGAAGAGGTGGAAAGGGCCCTGCAGGGGGCGGAGTGTGTGTTCCACCTGGCGGCCTTCGGAATGTCGGGCAAAGAGATGCTCCAGCTCGGGCGCGTGGATGAGGTCAACATAAGCGGGACCTGCCACGTGCTCGACGCGTGCCTCGACCTCGGCATCACAAGGCTCGTCTATTGCAGCACTTACAATGTAGTCTTCGGTGGTCAACCCATCGTCAACGGAGATGAGACTCTGCCGTATTTCCCAATTGATCAGCATCTCGTCGATTCATACGGCCGCAGCAAATCCATCGCCGAACAGCTCGTTCTCAAGAATAATGCCCGCCCACTCAAGAATAACTCCGGTAAGCGTCTTTACACCTGCGCTGTTCGTCCTGCTGCAATCTACGGACCCGGCGAAGACAGGCACCTTCCTAGGATCGTATCCATGGCCAAGTTGGGTCTCCTTCTCTTCCGGATTGGCCACCACACTGTCAAAACAGATTGGGTTTATGTGGACAACCTTGTTCTTGCTCTCATCTTGGCAAGTATGGGGCTTTTGGATGACATCCCTGGGGAGGGAAAGGGAAAGCTCCCCAACGCGGCTGGCCAAGCATATTTCATATCTGACGGTACCTACTCATTTTCATATTTCTGACTTGCAGCCTTGAGAAAACGGCCTCGGCCTCAGCTggttttctttgttattttcagGTTCTCCTGTCAATACTTTTGAATTCATCGAACCTCTCGTCAGGAGTTTGGACTACCAGTTCCCAATGAAGTGTTTGGCTGTCGATCGTGCTCTTGTTATTGGGAGGATTTGCTGGGCTGTTTATACAATATTATATCCATGGCTCAATCGGTGGTGGCTTCCTCAGCCATTCATCCTTCCCCCTGAAGTACACAAGGTCAGTCCTGAGGAGATTTACTTGGGCCACTATCAATATCATCATGTATTCCCAATTTATTCACATTCGTTCTTTCACAGGTTGGGGTCACCCATTATTTCTCTTATCTCAAAGCCAGAGAGGAGATCGGTTATGTCCCCATGGTGTCCTCTCGAGAGGGGATGGCTTCTACCATCGCATACTGGCAAGAGAGGAAAAGGATGACATTGGACGGGCCTACCATATACGTGTGGCTGTTTGCAGTCATTGGAATGATCTCTCTCGCCTCTGCTGCTTTCTTACCTGACATTGGAATTGTGGTCTTTCTTAGAGCTATATCGCTTTTTGTCTTTCGATCAATGTGGATGATAAGACTAATTTTCCTTTTAGCTACAGCTTTACATATCCTTGAAGCCATTTATGCTTGGCACCTCGCTAAAAGGGTCGATCCTTCTAATGCAAGAGGCTGGTTTTGGCAAACTTTTGCTCTTGGATTCTTTTCATTGCGTTTCCTCTTGAAAAGAGCAAGGAAGTAAAATGCACTCTCAAGCTTTTAGCAGATGACTGGATCATGCCGGGAATGACTCCTCTTCCCTGAAGATTTCTGCACAATAATTTGGAAAATGCGCACTATATTTTTGCTTTAACATGTTCTTTTATCTTTTGGAAAAGACTTATCTAGAGGAGAATGTTACGATGTACTCATTCTTAGATCAATAAGATGGCCCAGTGTATTCCCTCATAAGTAATAACTTTTACAACGCGAGTTCATAGAGACGTCCGTCCAGCACAACTTTGtcccattttttttttctttttcggttATTGGTATTCAAAGGTTATCCCTGACAAAATTTAACTCCTATCATATATGATACCCATATCAATTAAGTATCATCTGCTGATTTTATGATGCTTGAGCTTGAGTTGCCCCTTTCTAGAATACTACTGCACGTGCTAGAGTACCATATCTTTTTTGTCTAATAAGTTTGGATTGGGATGAAAGGTGGATACAAGGCTAGTTTGTTTCTTTCATATTATCACTTGCTGCAGCCCGAGCATACGATCGCCTTGTTTTCGGCATTATAATTGAGTGGAAAGGGGAAAGTGGAAACAAATGATTGGGCCATTCTCATTCTATCAGCATAGTGCAGTAAATGACCAAGGTTCATCCGTCAATGTGTCGTGATTCAGACTTCATCACCGATAACCGACGTCAAGAGATTCCTCTGTATCCCAAAACTGAGGGTGCAAGACACTTGTAAAGCTCGACTAACAACTCTATAGATAACAGCAGATGAGACAACAAACTGACGTGTCGTTACCAGGACACGTGGAGCACAATCAAGACTATACCATGcttttgtatttgtattttgactattttctatattctatttctatttctaCTAATATATCTGTATATTTGATTCGATGCTTGATTAGAACCTGGGAACCACGAAAAAATCGTGACATCCATCGGACCACGGAAAATTCGTTACATCCTTGCTTACGCTCTTTCTTCATTCTTCCTTCTATCTATCTATCAACTAAAGTTGATTGGACAACAATAACCATTAAATTTCGTTTGTGGTAACTTTCTTTCATTGATTTGCAGTCTGCTTAAGACATTTGTTTCGTATTTGTAGTAATGCATGGATGCTAGCTTTGCTAATATTACCAACCAAGCTTggctttgtttttcttctatttatatgtTCCAGATGCTCATTTGGTCATTTTCCAAGATTGATCTATTGTCAAACAAACCTAAGTAAAAGATTGATTTCTTTTCTTGGgaggaaaaagatgaagagaaaACCTATGATATTGTGTGCTTTTGGCAAAAAATGGAACTACGGTTTGGGACAGCAACTTAAATGTTTGACAAAATCTTACTCTTAGATTCTAGATGAATCCAAATGGCAGATAGTAAAAGTTCGGTTTTTCATTAGACCAAACTATGATTTGGCAATCATAAGCTGAAGACAGGCATCGTTCATTGTGATTTGCTCATTGACAAGACTTGACATTATAGTGTCAAAACTTGGCTGCAGTCAGTAAGAAATAATCGTTGTATGGGACTGGTAGCTCGTGATAGTAATTGCAAATTATTCAAACTAGGAAGATGCCTTTCGAAATGGACTTATGCAGCGACTTgactataaaaatattatatgcacCACTTTTATAgcactttatttatatttatctctcttatttcttttacttttaatattaaaatttcacGATTAAGTGAAGTAAAGTGCAGTGTGTGCATGTTGTTTCAGTTGATAATGGGAATCCTTCATCTGAATTGGGCATCATCAGGGTCGTCCATGGTTGTTTTTCACAAAGAGAGAGCGTCTGCATCTTGCAGACGAGTAAGGCATGGAGTCATCGTTGCTACGGGACCTGCCACAGAGGCTCCTCTCAAGGTCAACCAGCCATTGACAAAATATGATCTTATTAACTACTTTGCTTCTGGTTGCAAGCCTAAAGACGAGTGGAGGTCACCtaacttcttttcctcttttagTTTACGCCATTTCTCACCACACCACATTATTTCTTTGAGCAAACACTGCCTTATTATCATGCGTCCATACTTCATTTAATACATTCAAAAAATCATGTAATGTGGTATTGCTTATTTCAAGACTGGATTTGTTCATCGACTGTATATTGCTTATTGTTTTATTCTCTTGTCCTGGTGTTCTTTACTTCTTTTCCATCTGAGCTGAGCTGCCGTATCTAATTGCcactcaataaaaaaaaacattaacgGTCTTAGCGTGTTTCAAGGATTTTCCCTCTCGTTCAGAATATATTCCATTTCCATTTGCCAGATGTAATTCACCTAccttttattgtatttttcttgCAGAATAGGTACAGAGCATGAGAAATttggttttgagtttgaaaCCCTGCGTCCAATTAAATACAAACAAATAGCAGCTTTACTCAATGGCATTGCTGCGAGGTTTGAATGGGAAAAAATAATGGAAGGTGACAATATCATAGGCCTCAAAAAGGCAAGCCCTTCCTCcttcataattttatttatttataaaattaataatgccTTTATAGGTAGAGTTCCTACTTGAATACTTATCTTTTTACCATTCTTGTTTGAAATCTGTTTCTTGATATCCATATGAAGTGAAGGGAATGCATGAGATTGATAAATAGAACATTCTTCCCCAGGGCAATCGAAGCATATCATTAGAGCCCGGTGGTCAATTTGAGCTTAGTGGTACTCCCTTTAAAACATTGCATCAGACTTGTGATGAGCTTAATTCACACCTCTATCAGGTCAGTACGAGAAGACTGCCTTTGGTTTGCGGTTTTGTTTtcatttcctctggttcctgtttttaatattttgcgaatgaaaaaaaagaagagcagaaaacactaataaaaacagaaaaaatgaaaatgcaaaccAACCGTATCTTAAATTCTCTGGCATGGCATGAATCCACAAGGCAGTTTGATTATGTAGAGTGCAGCATCATCTTCATTTTTCCAGACCATCAGATTTAGAACATAATTGCATTTGATAAACTCCTCAGGTGAGTTTGAGATGGATCCATTTTGTCTTCTGTTTCATAGGCGAAAACTGTTGGAGAGGAAATGGGAATTGGATTTTTGGGATTAGGTTTCCAGCCTAAATGGAAACCGCAAGACATACCTAGAGTGCCTaaggtaatatttttttttacctatAGTCAAACATTGGAATCAAGAAGTGCAATTGAATCCAATTTGATCATCTAAAGTGAGGAAGTTGGTAAAGTGGTAAAGTGAAGGGTTAATCACCAATTCACCATTGATTGTGCAACTTTGATGAAATGTGTGCTCACTATCTTAACTTAAAGAATGATTAActtctcactttttcactttTCCAACTTCCTTGCTTTAGATAATCTTGATCCAATTGAATCTATTTGCAGAGATTGCCAGAATTTGGACCACTATCCCTTAATGTTAATTTCAAACTCTCGTACATGATTGGGTGGTGAGACTACAAAGATTTTCTTTGTATTGCTACGTAGTATTTTCCTCGTGTTGTCTCAATGTGTTGCACCACTCTTTCTGTTAGTTTGACTTTCTTGTCAATCTTGTTTACTTTTTGATATTTGCTAATATAATTGGTCGTGCGGAAAGCTGATTATTTTTGGACTCTTGATGTTTGCTAGCATGATGTAGCGTTACGATAAACCAATACATTTCTTGGCTGCACTAGGAAACTTTCTTAGCGTTACGATAAACTAACATGATGTAGCATGATGTCTAATTTCTCCTATTTCAGCATTTCACTTGCACATTGACTTCTTCCAGGTACGGTATGACATTATGCAAAATTACTTCAACAATAATGGCTTACCTCAAGTTGAGGCATTGTTAATGACCTGCTCTGTTCAGGTGAgagaaatttttaatattttatactttaatattttatacctcAACCACTTAGCTGTGACCAAGGAATTGTCTGTGTGAGCTTGGCATAGGCAATGTATATTATATATTCCTTTCTAACTATGAGTTTAGGTTAACCTGGACTACAGTTCTGAAGCAGACATGATCAAGAAAATGCGTACTGGGCTTACGTTGCAGCCGGTGAGAATTCATTCTAGTATTGTTGAAAGTTCAAGATTCTTACAGTATCTAACAACTATTTTAACCAGCTAGCAGCAGCTATGTTTGCGAATTCGCCTTTCAGTGGAGGCATCCCAAGTGGTTACCTCAGCATAAGGAGGTCTATAAAATTGTCTGAATTATTAGTCACCTTAGCACCCAAATATTtgttttcaattattttctCACCTTTTTTTTTCTGGTGGCGGTGCAAACAGCTATAAGGTGAATCAAGTTGTATTCAGGTAGAGAATTATGTTTGTGATCACAGCGTTGCTAAACAGGATACTTTATTAGGATAAATCATTCAGTAAAACTTTAGAGTATTGATAATTGAACAATCGGAATTGTCTATAACGAATCTTGATTAATTTTTCGTTCTTCTGATAGGTTTGAGCAGTATGTTGATTATGCTCTAGATGTACCGATGATGTTTGTCTATCGGGAAAATAAGTACATTGACTGCGGTGGCATGTCATTCCGGGTTATCTCTTCTATTCTTATCTCTCAGAATCCGATATATCTAGCTTACGCTTGCAAGTTCCAGCCATACTATTCTTTAGTTCaacattgttttaattttatgcaTGTGTTGAAGTGATAGCAAGTTGGTAATTTGTACCGCATAGTAGCTGTACTTAGCTGATGGAATCTTGTGCAGGACTTCATGGCAGGTAAACTCCCTGCCATCCCAGGTAAGGTGCCAACATTAAGTGACTGGGAAAATCATCTGACGACCATATTTCCCGAGGTTGAGGCCAAGTATAACATCAAAGAAATTTGTATATCTACCTGCTGTTTACTAAGTTGGCCGAGTATTCAATTTTGTGTAGGTCAGGCTCAAGAGGTACATGGAAATGAGGGGCGCTGATGGGGGAACTTCAGACATGCTGTGTGCTCTGCCAGCATTTTGGGTAATTGATCTATTCGCCTGCATGTTTTTCCTTCACATTGTGAacttaaaagtaaaagtatATATTAATAGTCTGCAGGCAAGAATAAGCAATCCCATATCATTGTTGTCATCTTTCCTATGTCAGGTAGGTCTGCTACATGACGAGGTTTTCCTACATAATGCTCTAGATATGATTGTTCATTGGACCCCCGAGGAGAGACAGAATTTAAGGAACATGGTATTGACTAGTGAATCAAAGCCAAACATTTATGCGGGAAGAATTAAATTCCAGTGAATATAGTGTGGTCGTTGGTCTAGGCCCTCTTCTGTGGACTAAAATTGTGTGATTTGTACGTCTAGGTTCCTATGACTGGTTTAAGGACTCCATTTCAAGGTAGATTACTGCGGCATGTGGCTGAAGATGTGTTGCAGTGGGCGAAGGTGTC
This portion of the Arachis duranensis cultivar V14167 chromosome 6, aradu.V14167.gnm2.J7QH, whole genome shotgun sequence genome encodes:
- the LOC107493313 gene encoding uncharacterized protein LOC107493313, whose translation is MHLSENEGIEGKVFVVTGGLGFVGAALCLELIRRGAAEVRAFDLRHSSPFTHALEKKGVRFIQGDVGRKEEVERALQGAECVFHLAAFGMSGKEMLQLGRVDEVNISGTCHVLDACLDLGITRLVYCSTYNVVFGGQPIVNGDETLPYFPIDQHLVDSYGRSKSIAEQLVLKNNARPLKNNSGKRLYTCAVRPAAIYGPGEDRHLPRIVSMAKLGLLLFRIGHHTVKTDWVYVDNLVLALILASMGLLDDIPGEGKGKLPNAAGQAYFISDGSPVNTFEFIEPLVRSLDYQFPMKCLAVDRALVIGRICWAVYTILYPWLNRWWLPQPFILPPEVHKVGVTHYFSYLKAREEIGYVPMVSSREGMASTIAYWQERKRMTLDGPTIYVWLFAVIGMISLASAAFLPDIGIVVFLRAISLFVFRSMWMIRLIFLLATALHILEAIYAWHLAKRVDPSNARGWFWQTFALGFFSLRFLLKRARK